The following DNA comes from Micromonospora chokoriensis.
GTACAGCGACGCCAACTACATGATCCTCGGCGCGCTCGTCGAGAGCGTCACCGGTGACACCTTCGGCGCTCACCTCCGCCGTCACGTGCTCGACCCGCTGCGGATGACACACTCCGCGGCCACCGCCGACGAGGCCCGTGCCATCGGCATCCCCGCCGGGCACCGGTACTACCTCGGCCGGCCGCAACGCTTCACCGCACCCTTCGACACCGCCGGAGTGCCCTACGGGTTCCTCGCCGCCAGCCTCGACGACCTGTCCCACTACGCCGTCGCGCAACTGGGCGGCGGGCGCTTCGGCGACACCCGGATCCTCAGCCCGCAGGGCACGGAACAGATGCACACCGGCACCGCGGACACCGGCCACGGCACCTACGGGTTCGGCTGGAAGAACAGCACCCTCGACGGCGTCGGCACCCGCATCGTATGGCACGCCGGCGCGACCCCCGACTACTTCACCCACCTCGTGCTGGCCCCCGACGCGAACCTCGCCGTGATCGTCATGACCAACATCTACGGCCTGCCGATGGACGCGCCACTGAGCGCCGGCGCGTTCAACGTGGCCCGCATCCTGCACGGTGGCACACCATCCACCGCCACCGAGGACCCGACCCACACCTGGGCGCTGGGCGGGCTGCTCACCGTCGCCGCAGCACTGCTCGTCATGCTCGGCTGGTCGGTGACGCGCGTCCTGCCTACCCGACGAACCCGCACCACCCTGCCGGCCCGTTCCCGTACCCGGACGATCGTCGCCACCGCCTGCTGGATCGCCGGATGCGCCGCCGTCGCCGCCACCGCGACGTGGCTCGTGCCGTCCTTCTGGAAGGGCGCCGACCTGGCCAAGCTCCAACTGTGGGCACCAGACGTCGGGCACGCCATCCGCACCGTGACCGTCCTGTCGACCGCGCTCGCGCTGACCCGACTCGGCATCACCGTGTACGACACGGTCCGCACCCGCCGACCCGGCGCGACCACCCCACCCGGCGCGCCGGCCGGACACACCGCGACCCAGCCGTGCGCGCCCCGGTGACCCCTGGGTCAGCGCACCCTCACCGGGCCACCCACTCGTCGTGGCCGAGCTTCACGACCAACGCCACCACGACCACCAGCAGCACCACCCGCACGAACCCCGACCCACGGCGCAACGCCATCCGCGCCCCCAGCACCGCGCCGGCGATGTTGCACACCGCCATCCCCGCACCCAACAGCCACCACACGTGCCCGGTCACCCCGAACACCACCAGCGCGCCCAGGTTCGTGCCCGCGTTGACGACCTTCGCCATCGCCGAACCGTGCACGAAGTCCGCGCCGACGAGCGCGGTGAACGCCAACACCAGGAACGTCCCCGTCCCCGGACCGATCAACCCGTCGTACAGGGCGATGCCCACCCCGGCCACCGCGACCACCACGCCCACCCGCACCGGGGTCCGCCTCGCCGGCACCGCCACCACCCCCATCCGGGGACGCACCAGCACGAACACCGCCACCGTCACCAGCACCACCAGCACGACCGGCCGGTACGCCGACGCCGGCACCGCCCCGGCCAACGCCGCGCCCACACCCGCGCTGAGCACCGCCAACCCCGCAGCCGGCCCCGCCACCCGCCAGTCCACCTTCGTCCGCCGCGCGTATGTCACCGCCGCCGTGGACGTACCGAAGATCGCCGCCAGCTTGTTCGTGCCCAACGCCGTCGCCACCGGCAACCCCGGGGCGGCCACCAACAACGCCGGCAACAGCAACAACCCACCACCACCGACCACGGCGTCGACCCACCCGGCCATCGCGGCGGCGGCCAGCAGCGTACTGAGCGTCACGGCGTCCATGGGCGGCAATTCTCCCCACCCGACCCGCCCCACCGGCCTGTCGAGTGGGAGAACTCACCGGTCAGCGGCCCCGCGCACGCCGCAACCACACCCCCAACGCGCCCACCGCCACGAACACCACCATCGAACACAGCAACACCTTCACCACCCGGCAACCATGCCACGGGCACGTAAGGTGCAGGAGTGCGCCTGGCCACCTTCAACATGCTGCACGGACGATCCCTCACCGACGGGCTCGTCGACCCCGACCGGCTCACCGCCGCCATCGGCACCCTCGACGCCGACGTGCTCGCCCTGCAGGAGGTCGACCGCGACCAACACCGCAGCGGCAACCTCGACCTCACCGCCATCGCCGCCCGCGCCCTGCACGCACCGCACCACCGCTTCGCCGCCGCCGTCGTCGGCACCCCCGGCGAACAGTTCCGCCCCCTGCGCCACGAGGACGACGGCCACGGTGAACCCTGCTACGGCATCGGGCTCATCAGCCGACACCCCGTCCGCAGCTGGCACGTCACCCGACTCAAACCCGCACCCGTCCGCTCACCGGTCTACGCCCCCGGCCCCCGCGGCGGCCTCATCCTGCTGCACGACGAACCCCGCGTCGTCATCGCCGCCGTCCTGGACACCCCACACGGCCCGCTCACCGTCGCCGCGACCCACCTGTCCTTCGTGCCCGGCTGGAACGCCCGCCAACTCCGACAGACCGTCCGCGCCCTGCGCGCGTTACCCGCCCCCCGCGTCCTGCTCGGCGACCTCAACCTGCCCGCCGGCGCCGCCCGACTCGTCTCCGGCTGGCACCCCCTGGGCCGCCGCCCCACCTACCCCGCCGGGCAACCCCGCGTCCAACTCGACCACATCCTCGCCGACCGGCACGCCCTCCAACAGCTCCCACCGGTACGCGCCGTCACCACCCCACCGTCCACCATCTCCGACCACCGCCCCCTGCTGGTCGACCTCGGCTGACGCCCTCGCCCCACCGGTCGCACCGCGCTCCCGACCCACATCAACTCGGGTTACCGGAAAACGCGCTGTCCACGCGGCGAGGACCCCCCGACCTCCCGCAACCCGAGTCGATCACACCTGACCGGGGCGCTCCAGCCGTGCCCGGGGGAGCACAGCCACCAATCCGCAAGATTCCCTCAAGATCATTGCATCGACGGATCTCGACGATCATGCTGATCGACGCGTGCGCCCACGATCACCTCGTCGGAGGCCACATGAGACGTCAGCGACCCACCCTCATCGCCGTCGCAACCCGCCACCGCACGCCGACACCCCCGACGGCACGGCCATCACCGTCACCCGCACCGGACCCACCGCCCGCCTCGGCGAGCGCGCCGACACCGTCTGCGCCGACTACCAGGCCACCAACGCCCGCATCCACCTCATCAACGCCGTCCTCGGCCCCCTGCCCGTCACCGCCGGCACCGGCCACCGCGCGCACTGACCGCCCCTCACTCCGACCGTGGCGGCAGCAGACCCGCCAACGCGCGGTTGGTCCGGTTGGCCCGCACCGCGTCCCGCTGCTGCCCAGCCGTCACCTCGATGTACGTCTGCGACGACGCCAACGACGCATGACCCAACAACCGCATGATCTCCGCCGCGCTCGCCCCGTCCTCGGCCAACCGCGTCGCGAACGTGTGCCGCAACGCGTGCAACCGCGCGCCCCGCGGCACCCGGTCACCGATGCCCGCCCGCCGATAACACGACTCCACCAGATACTGCAGCCCACCACGGCGCAACGGCTCACCCCGGCGATCCACCAGCAACGCCGAGTCCGGGCGTACCGACCGCGCACCGAACCGCCGCGCCCGACTGTCCAGGTAGTCCCTCAGCACCCGGTCCAGGTCCGCCTCGATCGGCACCACCCGGGGCCGCCCGCCCTTCCCGAGCACCTCGATCCGCCGCTCACCAGGCCGACCACCCAGCGAGCCGACCCGCAACGCCAGCAACTCCGACAGGCGCAACCCGGCGCAGAGCGCCACCGCCACCACGGCGACGTCGCGCTCCGGCCACGGGTCGCGCTGCCTGCCCTCGTCCCGCGCGACGGACGCGAGCAGCACCTCGGGGGTGTCCGCGCCCCGCAACGGCTTCGGCTGGGGGAGTAGCGCCCGGGGTCGACCGACTGCCGGCATCGGGTTACCCGCCACGACCCCATCGGCCACCAGGAACGTGAAGAAACTGTTCCAGGTGGACCAC
Coding sequences within:
- a CDS encoding serine hydrolase domain-containing protein; its protein translation is MNTVTRLLTRTRRLAGAAACLALLATTPTPVAASPAPADDLAAAERYLRDYMQRTRAPGLAYAVIRGDETLRHGAWGVDGDGQPMTVHTPFLLGSTSKSFTALAVTQLVESGRVHLDTPASTYLPWLRLGAADTARTVTVRQLLTHTSGLPQVWSTDLTDRYDNRPGALTRSVRDLATVRPIAPVGQTYAYSDANYMILGALVESVTGDTFGAHLRRHVLDPLRMTHSAATADEARAIGIPAGHRYYLGRPQRFTAPFDTAGVPYGFLAASLDDLSHYAVAQLGGGRFGDTRILSPQGTEQMHTGTADTGHGTYGFGWKNSTLDGVGTRIVWHAGATPDYFTHLVLAPDANLAVIVMTNIYGLPMDAPLSAGAFNVARILHGGTPSTATEDPTHTWALGGLLTVAAALLVMLGWSVTRVLPTRRTRTTLPARSRTRTIVATACWIAGCAAVAATATWLVPSFWKGADLAKLQLWAPDVGHAIRTVTVLSTALALTRLGITVYDTVRTRRPGATTPPGAPAGHTATQPCAPR
- a CDS encoding sulfite exporter TauE/SafE family protein, which encodes MDAVTLSTLLAAAAMAGWVDAVVGGGGLLLLPALLVAAPGLPVATALGTNKLAAIFGTSTAAVTYARRTKVDWRVAGPAAGLAVLSAGVGAALAGAVPASAYRPVVLVVLVTVAVFVLVRPRMGVVAVPARRTPVRVGVVVAVAGVGIALYDGLIGPGTGTFLVLAFTALVGADFVHGSAMAKVVNAGTNLGALVVFGVTGHVWWLLGAGMAVCNIAGAVLGARMALRRGSGFVRVVLLVVVVALVVKLGHDEWVAR
- a CDS encoding endonuclease/exonuclease/phosphatase family protein — translated: MRLATFNMLHGRSLTDGLVDPDRLTAAIGTLDADVLALQEVDRDQHRSGNLDLTAIAARALHAPHHRFAAAVVGTPGEQFRPLRHEDDGHGEPCYGIGLISRHPVRSWHVTRLKPAPVRSPVYAPGPRGGLILLHDEPRVVIAAVLDTPHGPLTVAATHLSFVPGWNARQLRQTVRALRALPAPRVLLGDLNLPAGAARLVSGWHPLGRRPTYPAGQPRVQLDHILADRHALQQLPPVRAVTTPPSTISDHRPLLVDLG
- a CDS encoding fasciclin domain-containing protein translates to MRPRSPRRRPHETSATHPHRRRNPPPHADTPDGTAITVTRTGPTARLGERADTVCADYQATNARIHLINAVLGPLPVTAGTGHRAH
- a CDS encoding tyrosine-type recombinase/integrase codes for the protein MHDKKDESLVVLIEEFLTARATRKPSPHTLAAYRRDLLAVAALVAEDAAPPLPLDVVSITDLSPRVMRAAFARFAAPRAPASVHRAWSTWNSFFTFLVADGVVAGNPMPAVGRPRALLPQPKPLRGADTPEVLLASVARDEGRQRDPWPERDVAVVAVALCAGLRLSELLALRVGSLGGRPGERRIEVLGKGGRPRVVPIEADLDRVLRDYLDSRARRFGARSVRPDSALLVDRRGEPLRRGGLQYLVESCYRRAGIGDRVPRGARLHALRHTFATRLAEDGASAAEIMRLLGHASLASSQTYIEVTAGQQRDAVRANRTNRALAGLLPPRSE